The Prunus persica cultivar Lovell chromosome G8, Prunus_persica_NCBIv2, whole genome shotgun sequence genome includes a region encoding these proteins:
- the LOC18767871 gene encoding phytosulfokine receptor 2, with the protein MAMEKTLQAVLAATGSFFAITVVFACIYLFWKGSKRKSTRSRYTRPVRNPPATALTSVTVDESFSVDPSLKVSMEEVVKATKNFSADLVVGDGGFGFVYKAQFSDGRTVAVKKLDPDAFQGFREFQAEMETLSKLRHPNIVKILGYCVSGADRILIYEFIERGNLDRWLNDSSSCDGDGYDDGAGFRVPLSWKTRIKIVKGVANGLAFLHGLDKPIIHRDIKASNVLLDSEFEAHIADFGLARRMDASRSHVSTQFAGTMGYMPPEYKEGFTGATVRADVFSFGVLMLEVATGKRPNLPTKFDGKEMGLVEWARKMEAQNCQMEMVDPGISKDDLDEANVKEYFRIACHCAGEISRERPPMREVIEMLNQISI; encoded by the coding sequence ATGGCCATGGAGAAAACCCTCCAAGCCGTTCTTGCGGCTACAGGCAGCTTCTTCGCCATAACCGTAGTCTTCGCCTGCATCTACCTCTTCTGGAAGGGCTCCAAACGCAAATCGACCCGCTCCCGCTACACCCGACCCGTCCGCAACCCGCCCGCCACCGCCCTCACCTCCGTTACCGTCGACGAAAGCTTTTCCGTCGATCCCTCGCTCAAGGTCTCCATGGAAGAGGTCGTCAAGGCCACCAAGAATTTCTCCGCCGATCTCGTCGTAGGCGACGGCGGCTTCGGCTTCGTCTACAAGGCCCAGTTCTCCGACGGCCGCACCGTCGCCGTCAAGAAGCTCGATCCCGACGCCTTCCAAGGGTTTCGAGAATTTCAGGCGGAGATGGAAACCCTAAGTAAGCTCCGGCACCCAAATATCGTTAAGATTTTGGGATATTGTGTCTCCGGCGCCGATAGGATATTGATTTATGAGTTTATTGAGCGGGGCAATCTGGACCGTTGGCTTAACGACTCGTCGTCATGCGACGGTGATGGGTATGATGACGGGGCCGGGTTTAGAGTACCGTTATCTTGGAAAACGAGGATTAAGATCGTTAAGGGTGTGGCTAATGGGCTGGCTTTTTTGCATGGGTTGGACAAGCCCATTATTCATAGGGATATCAAGGCTAGTAATGTGTTGTTGGACTCGGAGTTTGAGGCCCATATTGCCGATTTCGGGCTGGCTCGGAGGATGGACGCCTCCCGTTCGCATGTCTCGACGCAGTTTGCCGGTACCATGGGGTACATGCCGCCGGAGTACAAGGAAGGGTTCACGGGGGCAACCGTGAGAGCCGATGTGTTTAGCTTTGGGGTTTTGATGTTGGAGGTTGCGACCGGAAAACGGCCCAATTTGCCCACGAAGTTCGACGGcaaagaaatgggcttggtGGAATGGGCCAGGAAAATGGAGGCCCAAAACTGCCAAATGGAAATGGTCGACCCTGGTATTTCGAAGGACGACTTGGATGAAGCCAATGTGAAGGAGTATTTTAGGATTGCTTGTCATTGTGCTGGTGAGATTTCAAGAGAAAGGCCCCCAATGAGAGAGGTGATTGAAATGTTAAATCAAATTTCGATCTGa